One stretch of Fictibacillus sp. b24 DNA includes these proteins:
- a CDS encoding sigma-70 family RNA polymerase sigma factor, which produces MIAKINRNAPSREDAFNQLMDMYGEEIKRLIFSFVKSWPQAEDLTQDVFVTLYTKLDTFRGESNIRSWIYSIAINKTKDYLKSWHFRKLQVTDKLKGESTTGKNAVEIHVISNTEDRILYESVLQLPLKYREVILIHYYKEFSIRETSEFLSIKEATVKTRLSRARKLLHDQFIKLGGER; this is translated from the coding sequence TTGATTGCGAAAATAAACCGAAACGCACCCAGTCGTGAGGACGCGTTTAACCAGTTAATGGATATGTATGGCGAAGAGATAAAACGTCTCATATTTTCTTTTGTGAAGAGTTGGCCTCAAGCAGAAGATCTTACACAGGACGTATTTGTAACGCTATATACAAAGTTGGACACATTTCGTGGAGAGTCTAACATACGGAGTTGGATCTATTCCATTGCTATAAATAAAACAAAAGATTATTTAAAAAGCTGGCACTTTCGGAAGTTGCAGGTGACCGATAAATTAAAAGGTGAATCCACCACTGGGAAGAATGCTGTTGAAATACATGTTATTTCAAATACGGAAGACCGCATTCTATATGAGTCGGTTCTGCAACTGCCTTTAAAATATCGAGAAGTAATTTTAATCCACTATTATAAGGAATTTTCAATCCGAGAAACGAGCGAGTTCCTTTCCATAAAAGAAGCTACCGTAAAAACAAGACTAAGCCGTGCCAGGAAATTACTTCATGACCAATTCATTAAACTAGGAGGTGAAAGATGA
- a CDS encoding ABC transporter permease codes for MYPQVSEPKTEISSQAVVKPGKNGLKRWMKFLLRSYTGTVGMVIVLTVILVSIFADVLAPHDPNLINAAAMQKPPFWLEGGSTEHLLGTDNLGRDMLSRIIHGSQISLLVGIAAVLLAGAIGVVVGLVAGFYGGILDNILMRLVDSFLAIPTILFALVILTIFGPSVTTLIVVLGVTNWVQYARVIRGEVLSIKEREFVKAARSIGVRNSMIIRQHVLPNVISPFIVISTLSVATTIIMEASLSFLGLGIQPPTISWGGILSDGRDYLATSWWLSTFPGIAITITVLGIIFVGDWLRDVLDPRSFSRK; via the coding sequence ATGTATCCACAAGTGAGTGAACCGAAGACAGAGATATCCAGTCAAGCAGTCGTAAAACCAGGGAAAAATGGTCTTAAACGATGGATGAAATTTTTATTAAGAAGCTACACGGGAACGGTGGGTATGGTCATTGTTTTAACGGTCATCCTCGTTTCTATTTTTGCTGATGTCTTGGCACCGCATGACCCGAATCTCATTAATGCGGCTGCTATGCAAAAACCTCCTTTTTGGTTAGAAGGAGGAAGTACGGAACATTTACTCGGAACCGATAACTTAGGCAGAGACATGTTAAGCCGGATTATTCATGGTTCTCAAATCTCACTTTTAGTCGGGATAGCAGCTGTATTGCTAGCAGGAGCGATTGGCGTCGTTGTGGGGTTAGTAGCCGGGTTTTATGGAGGAATACTAGATAACATTTTAATGAGATTAGTAGATTCCTTTTTGGCGATTCCGACGATTTTGTTTGCACTTGTTATCCTGACGATTTTCGGACCGAGTGTAACGACGCTTATTGTCGTATTAGGTGTAACGAACTGGGTACAGTATGCGCGCGTGATTCGTGGGGAAGTGTTGTCCATTAAAGAGCGGGAATTTGTAAAAGCAGCTCGATCCATCGGTGTACGTAACTCGATGATCATCCGTCAGCACGTGTTGCCGAACGTTATTTCACCGTTCATCGTTATCTCTACGTTAAGTGTTGCTACGACCATTATTATGGAAGCTTCACTTAGTTTTCTCGGGTTGGGGATTCAGCCGCCGACGATCTCTTGGGGAGGCATTTTGAGTGATGGGCGCGACTATTTGGCGACAAGCTGGTGGCTTTCCACGTTCCCGGGGATCGCTATTACGATTACCGTGTTAGGTATCATCTTTGTTGGTGACTGGCTGCGTGATGTGTTAGATCCGCGTTCGTTTAGCAGAAAGTAA
- a CDS encoding M20 family metallopeptidase codes for MESYIKEKQDEMLELLERLVNIDSGSYYKVGVDTVGSVLKAKYVEMGFVVKVREEAKFGNNMIIQHQDAVDPKIILVAHMDTVFPIGTSVERPFRIEGDRAYGPGVVDMKASQVELIFALQTMQELGVKGYKNVLVILNSDEEIGSPTSRSLIEEMSVGKEYALIMEPARKDGSLVSARRGGGRYTIKIKGKAAHSGIEPERGRSAIEELAHKIIQLHSLSDHQRGISVNVGLIEGGSSVNTISPNAVAHVDIRISEGNQAQLLKEKIEEICATTDVPGTKIELKGDISRPPMEKNEQTKSLLEIIKEVGEEMGLHLSDTATGGGSDASFTSATGVATVDGLGPVGGNAHSEDEYLDIPTLTERTLLLAKTIQRLSV; via the coding sequence GTGGAGTCTTATATAAAAGAGAAGCAAGATGAAATGCTGGAATTACTAGAGAGACTGGTCAACATTGATAGTGGATCTTACTACAAAGTCGGTGTGGATACTGTAGGGTCTGTATTGAAGGCGAAATACGTAGAGATGGGTTTTGTCGTAAAGGTAAGGGAAGAGGCGAAGTTCGGAAACAACATGATTATTCAGCATCAGGATGCCGTCGATCCAAAGATCATACTCGTTGCTCATATGGATACCGTTTTTCCGATTGGAACTTCGGTTGAACGTCCTTTTCGTATAGAAGGCGATAGAGCGTATGGACCTGGTGTAGTCGACATGAAGGCTAGCCAGGTGGAGTTGATCTTTGCGCTACAAACGATGCAGGAGCTAGGTGTGAAAGGGTATAAAAACGTGCTAGTAATTTTGAATAGCGACGAAGAGATTGGCTCGCCAACTTCCCGTTCATTGATTGAAGAGATGTCGGTTGGAAAGGAATACGCGTTGATCATGGAGCCTGCAAGAAAAGACGGTTCATTGGTGAGTGCCCGTCGAGGCGGTGGGCGTTACACCATTAAAATTAAGGGGAAAGCGGCGCATTCTGGAATTGAACCAGAAAGAGGTCGGAGTGCCATTGAAGAGCTGGCGCACAAGATTATCCAGCTGCATTCCTTATCCGATCACCAACGTGGAATCAGTGTAAACGTTGGATTAATTGAAGGTGGGTCTTCCGTAAACACCATCTCGCCAAACGCTGTTGCGCATGTGGATATTCGGATATCTGAAGGAAATCAAGCCCAATTATTAAAAGAGAAGATAGAAGAAATTTGCGCAACTACCGATGTTCCAGGAACCAAAATTGAGCTCAAAGGTGACATCAGCCGACCGCCGATGGAGAAGAACGAGCAAACGAAGTCGTTGTTGGAAATCATTAAAGAAGTCGGTGAAGAGATGGGGCTGCACTTATCTGATACCGCAACAGGCGGCGGATCGGATGCATCATTTACTTCAGCCACCGGGGTAGCTACGGTCGATGGACTTGGACCAGTCGGCGGAAATGCACATAGTGAAGATGAATATTTGGATATACCGACGTTGACTGAAAGGACGTTGTTGTTGGCTAAGACGATTCAGCGGTTGTCGGTCTAA
- a CDS encoding ABC transporter ATP-binding protein: MPNHNNLLDVKNLHTYFHTENGVVPSVNGVSFSVKEGETVAIVGESGCGKSVTSLSIMGLVSSPGKIEDGEILFEGKDLTNLSKSEIRKLRGNDIAMIFQEPLTSLNPLFTVGNQISESIKLHQKVSKEIAKQKSIEMLKKVGIPRPEKVYHSFPHLLSGGMRQRVMIAIALSCNPKLLIADEPTTALDVTIQAQILELMKGLTEEFNTSIMLITHDLGVVAEMADTVIVMYAGQVVEYTDVFSLYSSPKHPYTQGLLDSTPKIHELNEELRSIEGTVPSPANMPSGCSFHPRCPHAMPKCLEAQPELLEVADNQQVRCWLYQKEEVAI; the protein is encoded by the coding sequence GTGCCGAATCATAATAACTTGTTGGATGTGAAGAATCTACATACATACTTTCATACAGAGAACGGCGTCGTCCCCTCTGTAAATGGCGTTTCTTTTTCGGTAAAAGAAGGAGAGACCGTTGCAATCGTAGGAGAGTCAGGCTGTGGGAAGAGTGTAACGTCCCTTTCTATCATGGGGCTTGTCAGTTCTCCAGGTAAGATTGAAGACGGTGAGATTTTGTTTGAAGGGAAAGATCTGACAAATTTATCGAAGAGTGAGATCCGCAAATTGCGCGGAAACGATATCGCAATGATCTTTCAAGAACCGTTAACATCGCTGAATCCTCTTTTTACCGTTGGAAATCAAATCTCTGAATCAATCAAGCTGCATCAAAAAGTGAGTAAAGAAATTGCCAAACAAAAGAGCATCGAAATGTTAAAGAAAGTTGGGATTCCGCGTCCCGAAAAAGTGTATCATTCGTTTCCACATCTGTTAAGTGGAGGGATGAGACAGCGTGTCATGATTGCGATCGCCTTGTCTTGCAATCCGAAGCTGTTGATTGCCGATGAGCCCACGACGGCTTTGGACGTAACCATCCAGGCACAGATTTTGGAGTTGATGAAGGGTTTGACTGAGGAATTTAACACCTCAATCATGCTCATTACGCATGACCTTGGTGTTGTAGCCGAGATGGCAGATACCGTCATTGTTATGTATGCCGGGCAAGTCGTGGAATATACAGATGTGTTCAGTTTATATAGCAGTCCAAAGCATCCATATACACAAGGCTTGTTGGATAGCACACCTAAAATTCATGAGCTGAACGAAGAATTGCGTTCGATCGAAGGGACAGTACCTAGTCCAGCCAATATGCCAAGCGGCTGCAGCTTCCACCCACGCTGTCCTCATGCGATGCCAAAGTGTCTAGAAGCCCAACCAGAGTTATTAGAAGTGGCCGACAATCAGCAAGTCCGATGCTGGCTGTACCAGAAAGAAGAGGTGGCCATCTAA
- a CDS encoding HIRAN domain-containing protein: MTKVHFHFTTNLAGVTYEGRQEIIAQTKTLDPIKLKRDKNNQYDRNAVGVYNARGKSLGWVPKGYAANIAPHMDKGIEFYAEIKNIVGGNGYNYGVQVRISNDLSKMRDTSITRDTTHTEQSSKKGKTQPVALTTYNSTSQKRQKEIKTGVASIQSSIATKSNTAVAVKSKIPSNISELIYLDSVLLRHVNKELYDEVQQVLLDFARYKKATLPYMNRQKISGLLVSDLESIFDNTIMLAGGSESNFVHRHYKALLVQLAFQLGFLIERLIPESQYATYAKNKMNWLSTMDVRLETNLLQGFFNENVKINGESPVIYDSYKGNQVSLWDIDEIHYVLSNLTELGSNFKRYIDKY; the protein is encoded by the coding sequence ATGACAAAAGTGCATTTTCATTTCACTACAAACCTTGCAGGTGTTACATATGAAGGTCGGCAAGAAATTATTGCTCAAACTAAAACATTAGACCCTATTAAACTAAAGCGTGATAAAAATAATCAGTATGACCGTAATGCTGTAGGTGTGTACAATGCACGTGGGAAGAGCTTAGGTTGGGTTCCGAAAGGCTATGCTGCAAACATAGCCCCACATATGGACAAAGGAATTGAATTTTATGCAGAGATAAAAAATATAGTTGGCGGTAATGGGTACAATTATGGAGTTCAAGTAAGAATTTCAAATGATCTTTCAAAAATGAGAGACACGAGCATTACAAGAGATACTACACATACAGAACAATCAAGCAAAAAAGGAAAGACCCAGCCTGTTGCCTTAACAACCTACAATTCTACTAGTCAAAAGCGTCAGAAAGAAATTAAAACCGGTGTCGCTTCAATCCAGAGCTCAATAGCTACTAAGTCTAATACTGCAGTTGCAGTAAAATCAAAAATACCTTCTAATATTTCAGAATTGATTTACTTAGATAGTGTACTGCTTAGGCATGTAAATAAGGAATTATATGATGAAGTACAACAAGTATTATTGGATTTTGCGAGATACAAAAAGGCAACATTACCTTACATGAACAGACAAAAAATAAGTGGTTTACTGGTTAGTGATTTGGAAAGCATTTTTGATAATACTATCATGCTCGCTGGCGGTTCAGAATCAAATTTTGTACATCGGCATTACAAAGCATTGTTGGTTCAATTGGCGTTTCAATTAGGATTCTTAATTGAGCGACTAATACCAGAAAGCCAATATGCTACATATGCAAAAAATAAAATGAATTGGCTCAGTACTATGGATGTAAGATTGGAAACTAACTTATTACAAGGATTCTTTAACGAGAATGTAAAAATAAACGGTGAATCCCCAGTCATATATGATTCTTATAAAGGCAATCAAGTATCCTTATGGGATATAGATGAAATTCATTATGTCCTATCTAATCTTACAGAGTTAGGCAGCAATTTTAAACGATATATTGATAAGTATTAA
- a CDS encoding ATP-dependent helicase, whose protein sequence is MKDKYLNKLPQGSKTNKIPYSSIINHQTTTQLVGDKENDAHYFRALERSGIYLNEAQLNAVRASHGPHLIIAGAGSGKTRVLTSRAGYLLTFDRSIKPNNIMLVTFTRKAAEEMITRIQSLPGISRKMANDMVSGTFHSIFLRILRNQGFNQKIINSEKYKEILIKGILREQNLLDSYEPETILTSISSYKSNLLRPKDIKTNTPIEREIQSIYEKYELLKNKKDLMDFDDILIESYYTIKDNKVLLNKIQNHIRYIQVDEYQDVNKAQHELIKLIVKKPQENVFFVGDEDQVIYNFRQASPDFILNLEKEYPHLKRITLETNYRSTDSIVGLGNEIIKHNKQRLGKKLKATKTSHVTPFYFRPSETLEEAVRIADNIQADVKLGKRDYKDYAILYRTHNNCRALFDEFVLRDIPFISKNDKVFYKQPIVKPVLDYLRVSLNPNDTNAIEGIAPTLYLNKEKTVQHALEFTLGHTKKNMLRSILNISNLKPFQMRQISERIEFIENLNTRVPADAIREIRMGVPKYDEYLESDSRKTLTLHKELIRETLDELEASASRFTRIEDFLLFVDKIIKKNEQMEELRKKPNANCVQLMTIHSSKGLEYPVVYVIGFSETILPHASALSVNEQQDRTILLNISESELRNVALEEERRLAYVSVTRAQEELYLSSPKLYRNKEVDISSFLLEAFSNYETK, encoded by the coding sequence ATGAAAGATAAATATCTTAACAAACTTCCACAAGGGTCTAAAACTAATAAGATCCCTTACTCTTCTATTATTAACCATCAAACGACAACCCAACTTGTAGGTGATAAGGAAAATGACGCACACTACTTTCGAGCACTAGAACGAAGTGGAATCTACTTAAATGAAGCTCAGCTAAATGCGGTCCGAGCGTCTCATGGTCCGCATCTTATTATTGCAGGAGCGGGAAGCGGAAAAACAAGAGTGCTAACATCTAGAGCAGGATATCTTTTGACGTTTGATAGGTCTATAAAACCGAATAATATTATGCTAGTTACGTTTACGCGTAAAGCAGCAGAAGAAATGATTACCCGAATTCAGAGTCTACCTGGTATTTCAAGGAAGATGGCAAATGATATGGTTAGCGGTACATTTCATTCCATATTTCTTCGCATTCTTAGAAACCAGGGGTTCAATCAAAAAATTATTAACAGTGAAAAATATAAAGAGATTCTAATAAAGGGGATATTGAGAGAACAAAATCTACTTGACTCTTATGAACCCGAAACAATCTTAACAAGTATTTCTTCCTATAAGTCAAATTTATTAAGACCCAAAGATATAAAAACCAATACGCCTATTGAACGTGAAATTCAAAGTATTTATGAAAAATATGAGCTTTTAAAAAACAAAAAAGATCTAATGGATTTTGACGATATTTTAATAGAAAGCTATTACACAATTAAAGATAATAAAGTTCTTTTAAACAAAATACAGAATCACATTCGCTATATACAGGTCGATGAATATCAGGATGTGAATAAGGCACAACATGAATTGATAAAACTTATAGTAAAAAAGCCTCAAGAAAATGTATTCTTTGTGGGCGATGAAGATCAGGTAATTTATAATTTCAGGCAAGCTTCGCCAGATTTTATTCTAAATTTAGAAAAAGAATACCCTCATTTAAAGAGAATCACGTTAGAGACCAACTATAGAAGTACAGACTCAATTGTCGGTTTAGGCAATGAAATTATAAAGCATAATAAACAACGTCTAGGGAAAAAACTCAAAGCAACGAAAACAAGCCATGTTACCCCCTTTTACTTTCGACCTTCTGAAACATTAGAGGAAGCAGTACGTATAGCAGATAATATTCAAGCTGATGTTAAGTTAGGGAAAAGAGACTATAAGGATTATGCCATTCTTTACCGTACTCATAATAATTGTCGAGCTTTGTTTGATGAATTTGTACTTAGGGACATTCCATTTATATCAAAAAACGATAAAGTATTTTATAAACAGCCTATTGTAAAACCAGTTTTAGATTACTTGAGAGTTTCCTTAAATCCTAATGATACAAATGCAATTGAAGGCATTGCTCCGACATTATACTTAAATAAAGAAAAAACTGTTCAGCATGCTTTAGAATTTACATTAGGACATACGAAAAAGAATATGCTGCGATCCATCCTCAATATTTCAAATTTAAAACCATTTCAAATGAGGCAAATTAGCGAACGAATAGAATTTATAGAAAATCTCAATACAAGAGTTCCAGCAGATGCGATACGAGAAATTAGAATGGGTGTTCCGAAATACGATGAATACCTAGAAAGTGATTCGCGAAAAACGTTAACTCTTCATAAGGAACTGATTCGAGAAACTCTAGATGAATTAGAAGCATCAGCCTCTCGATTTACGAGAATAGAAGATTTCCTTCTGTTTGTGGACAAAATTATTAAGAAGAACGAACAAATGGAAGAACTGCGGAAGAAGCCCAATGCAAATTGTGTGCAACTTATGACCATTCATTCGTCAAAGGGATTGGAATACCCTGTAGTCTATGTAATTGGCTTTAGTGAAACTATCTTACCACATGCTTCTGCCTTGTCGGTGAACGAACAACAGGATCGAACTATTCTCTTAAATATTAGCGAATCAGAATTAAGAAATGTTGCCTTAGAAGAAGAAAGAAGACTCGCGTATGTTTCTGTAACCCGTGCACAAGAAGAGCTTTATCTTTCTTCACCAAAGCTATACCGTAATAAAGAAGTGGACATTTCCTCATTTTTATTAGAAGCATTTTCAAACTATGAGACAAAGTAA
- a CDS encoding tetratricopeptide repeat protein, whose translation MSYSVEQLLDRGVSLKRSGNLEAARDCYISALEVDPTNMMTYISLGKTAYLLGQQDLSVKCYLASTHLQISPVERAIIENKLPLHLKFQYDSFPPEVLNSLPKKSAFIIFIDGNTPRHLAHSLADLSGAVLEQNPSLSIYGEIYHSHIFGDGSYERILQKHRMSTSNQMRQDEEFYIPWGRKFLINNLKWNQLHSTDVINLYFT comes from the coding sequence ATGAGTTATTCTGTAGAACAATTACTGGACAGAGGAGTTAGTTTAAAGCGCTCAGGAAATCTTGAGGCTGCAAGGGACTGTTATATTTCGGCATTAGAAGTAGATCCAACTAATATGATGACGTATATTAGCCTTGGAAAAACTGCATATTTGTTAGGACAGCAAGATCTATCTGTGAAATGTTATCTTGCTTCAACACATTTGCAAATCTCTCCAGTAGAACGGGCCATAATTGAAAATAAGTTGCCATTGCATTTAAAGTTTCAATATGATTCATTCCCTCCAGAGGTTTTAAATTCTTTGCCAAAGAAATCGGCATTTATTATTTTTATTGATGGGAATACACCTAGGCACTTAGCGCACTCCTTAGCAGATCTTTCTGGAGCTGTTCTAGAACAAAATCCAAGCCTCTCGATATATGGTGAAATATATCATTCACATATATTTGGAGACGGTTCATATGAAAGAATCTTGCAAAAACATAGGATGTCAACAAGCAACCAGATGAGGCAGGATGAAGAATTTTACATTCCTTGGGGTCGAAAGTTTTTGATTAACAATCTAAAATGGAATCAACTTCACAGTACTGATGTAATTAACTTATATTTTACATAA
- a CDS encoding YbjN domain-containing protein → MSNNFELFRDLINQENLYMEEGRNEDGSSFFRVEQRLKSGGSVILAVNFYTNDDLVEIYVFNIAEIRDAYKKETALKLINELNREYRYSKFTLENDSVNSTYCMMFEDNFNPSLVLRQLILALNSAEDAYPKFMKVAWA, encoded by the coding sequence ATGTCAAATAATTTTGAGCTTTTTAGAGATTTAATCAATCAAGAAAACCTATATATGGAAGAAGGTCGAAATGAAGATGGATCTTCTTTTTTTAGAGTTGAACAAAGGTTAAAAAGTGGAGGGTCCGTTATTCTGGCAGTAAATTTTTATACAAATGATGACCTAGTCGAAATCTATGTATTCAATATCGCCGAAATTAGAGATGCCTATAAAAAAGAAACTGCACTTAAACTCATTAATGAATTAAATAGAGAGTATAGATACTCAAAGTTTACATTAGAAAATGATAGTGTTAATAGCACCTATTGCATGATGTTTGAAGATAACTTCAACCCTAGTTTAGTTTTGAGGCAATTGATTTTAGCATTAAATTCAGCTGAGGATGCTTACCCTAAATTTATGAAGGTAGCATGGGCTTAA
- a CDS encoding ABC transporter ATP-binding protein, with protein MTQQDYLLEVRGLKKYFDVSSGWLKKEKQYLKAVDDIDFKVKPGETLGIVGESGCGKSTTGNLIMNLLEKTEGEIIFEGVDLTKLSSVELRRKRSDIQMIFQDPYSSLNPRMRVFDIIAEPLRTHKVAKGKELEKQVYDLMDVVGLDRSYSSRYPHEFSGGQRQRIGIARALALKPKLIICDEPVSALDVSIQSQILNLMVKLQKEFNLTFIFIAHGLPVIKHISNRVAVMYLGKIVEMTTKEKLFKKPLHPYTEGLVSAVPIADPTLRDAKKRVLLEGDMPSPTNPPSGCRFHPRCPYAQEVCKTDTPELVEVKPEHQVACHFPLI; from the coding sequence ATGACACAGCAAGATTATTTGTTAGAAGTAAGAGGGTTAAAGAAGTACTTTGATGTTTCTAGCGGGTGGCTGAAGAAAGAAAAGCAATATTTAAAGGCTGTAGATGACATTGATTTTAAAGTGAAACCAGGCGAGACGCTCGGAATCGTTGGGGAGTCGGGCTGTGGGAAGTCAACGACAGGAAACTTGATCATGAACTTGCTTGAGAAAACAGAAGGCGAGATCATTTTTGAAGGCGTCGATCTAACGAAGCTTTCAAGTGTAGAACTCCGTCGGAAGCGGTCGGATATCCAGATGATTTTTCAAGATCCCTATTCGTCGTTGAACCCAAGAATGCGAGTGTTTGATATTATCGCTGAACCGTTGCGAACGCATAAAGTGGCGAAAGGGAAAGAGCTTGAGAAGCAGGTATATGACCTAATGGATGTTGTAGGGCTCGATCGGTCGTATTCCTCTCGTTATCCGCATGAGTTCAGCGGCGGTCAGCGGCAAAGAATTGGGATCGCGCGCGCTCTAGCTTTAAAACCAAAGTTGATTATTTGTGATGAACCTGTTTCGGCTTTGGACGTTTCCATTCAGTCGCAAATATTGAACTTAATGGTGAAGCTGCAAAAAGAGTTCAACCTGACATTCATTTTTATCGCACACGGTTTGCCTGTCATCAAACATATCAGTAATCGAGTAGCCGTTATGTATTTAGGGAAAATCGTAGAGATGACGACGAAAGAGAAACTGTTTAAAAAACCTCTGCATCCGTATACAGAAGGGTTAGTGTCAGCTGTACCGATTGCGGATCCGACGCTTCGGGATGCAAAGAAGCGGGTACTTTTAGAAGGAGATATGCCGAGTCCGACAAATCCGCCTTCAGGCTGCCGCTTCCATCCTCGCTGTCCGTATGCACAAGAGGTGTGTAAAACAGATACGCCAGAACTTGTGGAGGTAAAGCCAGAACATCAAGTGGCATGTCATTTTCCGTTAATATAA
- a CDS encoding ABC transporter permease, translated as MGKYLVKQILQLIPVLFIISFVVFTLVFVAGDPVALMLPEDASQEDIQVLRESLGLDKPFLVQYGNYVMGLVQGDFGESFRYNQSALPIVLERLPATMELAIAAMVVAIVISIPLGIWSATKQNSPLDFFATGGAVLGKAMPHFWLGIMMILLFSVTLRWLPVSGRGTFSHLILPAITLGTGIAAEMTRLIRSSMIEVLSQDYVRTAKSKGIKDFFVVYKHAFRNSLIPVITITALQTSTVIGGALITETVFSWPGLGQLLIQAVNTRDMAIVQASVFIIAFLVILMNLVADVMYRILDPRIKFN; from the coding sequence ATGGGAAAGTACTTGGTGAAACAGATTCTGCAACTGATTCCCGTGTTATTCATTATTTCGTTTGTCGTCTTCACACTTGTGTTTGTCGCGGGTGATCCTGTAGCACTCATGCTGCCGGAAGACGCGAGTCAGGAAGACATTCAAGTTCTTCGTGAGTCGTTAGGCTTGGACAAGCCGTTTTTAGTGCAGTATGGAAATTATGTGATGGGACTTGTTCAAGGTGATTTTGGTGAATCGTTCCGCTATAACCAAAGTGCGCTTCCAATCGTGCTAGAAAGACTGCCAGCCACGATGGAACTCGCCATTGCCGCAATGGTCGTTGCGATTGTGATCTCGATTCCACTTGGCATCTGGTCAGCGACGAAACAAAACTCACCGCTTGATTTCTTTGCAACAGGTGGAGCCGTACTAGGAAAAGCAATGCCTCACTTTTGGCTAGGTATTATGATGATTTTATTGTTTTCCGTTACGTTACGTTGGCTTCCGGTTTCAGGTCGGGGGACGTTTTCGCACTTGATTTTACCAGCAATAACGCTCGGAACAGGGATCGCCGCTGAGATGACCCGACTCATCCGGTCGAGTATGATTGAGGTTTTGAGTCAAGATTATGTTCGTACAGCTAAGAGTAAAGGGATAAAAGATTTCTTTGTTGTGTACAAGCATGCTTTTCGTAACTCCTTGATCCCCGTTATCACCATTACGGCTCTTCAAACGTCCACCGTTATAGGCGGAGCATTAATAACCGAAACGGTATTCTCTTGGCCTGGTCTCGGTCAGCTTCTCATCCAAGCGGTCAACACAAGAGATATGGCGATCGTTCAGGCGAGCGTGTTCATCATCGCGTTCCTTGTTATCTTAATGAACTTAGTCGCTGACGTCATGTATCGCATTCTAGATCCTCGGATCAAGTTTAATTAG